One stretch of Arachis hypogaea cultivar Tifrunner chromosome 20, arahy.Tifrunner.gnm2.J5K5, whole genome shotgun sequence DNA includes these proteins:
- the LOC112784411 gene encoding uncharacterized protein, protein MTGEAVNPKAYPLADAQLTITILDLVQQAANYKQLKKGANEATKTLNRGISEFVVMAADTEPLEILLHLPLLAEDKNVPYVFVPSKQALGRACGVTRPVIACSVTTNEGSQLKSQIQQLKDAIEKLLI, encoded by the exons ATG ACAGGAGAAGCTGTGAACCCAAAAGCTTACCCTTTGGCAGATGCTCAACTCACCATAACCATACTCGATCTTGTTCAGCAAGCTGCCAACTACAAACAGCTCAAAAAGGGTGCTAATgaag CCACTAAGACCCTGAACAGGGGTATTTCGGAGTTTGTTGTTATGGCGGCTGATACTGAGCCGCTTGAGATTCTCCTCCACCTTCCTCTTCTTGCTGAGGATAAG AACGTTCCCTATGTCTTTGTCCCATCAAAACAAGCACTTGGGCGAGCTTGTGGTGTCACCCGGCCAGTGATTGCATGTTCTGTGACAACAAATGAAGGAAGTCAGTTGAAATCACAGATACAGCAACTAAAG GATGCTATTGAGAAGCTGTTGATCTAA